One window of Paroedura picta isolate Pp20150507F chromosome 2, Ppicta_v3.0, whole genome shotgun sequence genomic DNA carries:
- the LOC143828388 gene encoding uncharacterized protein LOC143828388 — protein MAEQVEEGKIFCVGCVVKDFLWIGLFCLTATMYFAFRVLKGLMSRRHKKEKGLAPRSQIQWWVDGTSTLGKEAKSTGKRPKRPSQDLYKWMKTLSKNMMKKEKRKEDLIPPSQHPGCTVYWRPPLYVTKKKENASRCQQQNPRFLPTFSGSTTEEEGLRWKNTLSAQQKPWGVPNLHRKKADEDIFQRKNAIYAQKPVLGPEIARKTALKELFQRKREVSAPKLWIAPGFEKNQAKEEAIRTQKAIDAEIQKRQKQERLPSPQRKTQGQRVLEEFDLLEPPSMEVSGQGIGAAKQEEQLDQLAPEGNLGGPSAQDAGIPVPATEEPTGPEEEAGGPNAEGEAQTEDPMAQLISAVSSWEERVMTQLSAMEAHMAGHRQATRALYRDVRALRGQLERMPEINMDIRIVHNCMEILSQLMGALLKGILGAEPSLDEVLVMEEEKHTWWKGGRKFRGGSKGRVVGEDVRLGSPRWNSWEMQMEYILPGTAFLEAHTLQS, from the exons ATGGCTGAACAGGTAGAAGAAGGCAAAATATTCTGTGTGGGATGTGTGGTGAAG GATTTCTTGTGGATAGGGCTGTTTTGCCTTACTGCCACCATGTATTTCGCCTTCCGAGTGCTCAAGGGATTGATGTCACGACGTCACAAAAAGGAGAAGG GTCTGGCACCAAGGTCTCAAATTCAGTGGTGGGTTGATGGGACG TCCACACTGGGAAAGGAGGCTAAAAGCACTGGAAAACGTCCCAAGAGACCTTCTCAGGATTTATACAAATGGATGAAGACTTTGTCTAAG AATAtgatgaagaaggaaaaaaggaaagaggacctcattccaccatctcag CACCCAGGCTGCACTGTGTACTGGAGGCCACCTTTATATGtgacaaagaagaaagaaaacgcCTCCAGGTGTCAACAG CAGAACCCCCGGTTTTTGCCAACATTCAGTGGAAGTACAACGGAGGAAGAAGGTTTACGATGGAAGAACACCCTCTCTGCACAg CAGAAGCCTTGGGGCGTCCCTAACCTTCACAGGAAGAAAGCTGATGAAGACATCTTCCAAAGAAAAAATGCCATCTATGCCCAG aaGCCTGTGCTTGGGCCTGAAATAGCAAGAAAGACTGCCCTGAAAGAGCTCTTCCAAAGAAAGAGGGAGGTTTCCGCACCG AAACTCTGGATTGCACCAGGATTTGAAAAAAATCAGGCAAAGGAAGAAGCTATCCGAACACAGAAGGCCATCGATGCAGAG ATTCAGAAGCGTCAGAAGCAGGAAAGGCTCCCAAGTCCACAGAGAAAAACCCAAGGCCAGCGAGTTTTGGAGGAATTTGATTTGCTGGAG CCACCCAGCATGGAGGTCAGCGGCCAGGGCATAGGGGCTGCAAAGCAGGAGGAACAACTTGATCAACTGGCCCCAGAGGGCAATTTGGGAGGCCCCTCAGCTCAGGATGCTG GGATTCCAGTCCCGGCCACGGAGGAGCCCACAGGGCCTGAGGAGGAGGCTGGAGGCCCAA ATGCTGAGGGGGAGGCACAGACAGAAGACCCCATGGCCCAGCTCATCTCCGCTGTCAGCTCCTGGGAGGAGAGGGTCATGACCCAAT tatcAGCGATGGAGGCCCACATGGCTGGACACAGACAAGCCACCAGGGCCCTTTATAGGGATGTACGGGCCCTCCGAGGCCAGCTAGAAAGAATGCCGGAAATAAATATGGACATCCGAATTGTACATAATTGTATGGAAATATTATCT CAGCTGATGGGAGCCCTCCTGAAGGGCATCCTGGGGGCAGAGCCCTCCTTGGATGAGGTCCTGGTGATGGAGGAAGAGAAGCACACCTGGTGGAAAGGTGGAAGGAAGTTTAGGGGTGGTTCGAAAGGCAGGGTTGTGGGTGAAGATGTGCGTTTGGGGTCCCCAAGGTGGAATTCCTGGGAGATGCAGATGGAATACATCCTACCTGGGACAGCCTTCCTGGAAGCACACACCCTCCAGTCCTAG